The following are encoded in a window of Sminthopsis crassicaudata isolate SCR6 chromosome 5, ASM4859323v1, whole genome shotgun sequence genomic DNA:
- the FAM107B gene encoding protein FAM107B — protein MAEPDYIEDDNPELIKPQKLINPVKISRNHQDLHRELLMNQKRGLAPQNKPELQKVMEKRKRDQVIKQQKEEEAQKKKSDLEIELLKRQQKLEQLELEKTGRFKRSREKCPREFCEGEKANLRRTGQEMAEVQDS, from the exons ATGGCTGAACCTGACTATATAGAGGATGACAATCCTGAATTAATCAAGCCTCAGAAATTAATCAATCCTGTCAAAATTTCTCGGAACCATCAAGATCTTCACAGAGAACTTCTAATGAATCAGAAAAG GGGCCTTGCACCTCAGAATAAACCAGAGCTacagaaagtgatggagaagagAAAACGAGACCAGGTGATAAAGcagcagaaggaagaggaagcccagaaaaagaaatctgatttGGAGATAGAACTACTGAAACGACAGCAAAAGTTGGAGCAA cTTGAGCTTGAGAAAACAGGAAGATTCAAGAGGAGCAGGGAAAAATGCCCCCGGGAATTTTGTGAAGGTGAAAAGGCAAACTTGAGAAGAACAGGCCAAGAAATGGCAGAAGTCCAGGATTCTTAG